One genomic segment of Gemmatimonadota bacterium includes these proteins:
- the ctaD gene encoding cytochrome c oxidase subunit I, which yields MATSVLEQTHVAKRGTLASWLTTVDHKKIGILYGASAFLFFLIGGIEALIIRTQLARPDATLVSPEFYNQLFTMHGTTMIFLGVMPLSAMFFNFFIPLLIGARDVAFPRLNAMSLWVFILGGLFMNFSFLMNAAPNGGWFGYAPLSSRQYSPGLNMDFWVIGLQILGIASLAAGVNFFTTILNMRARGMTLMRMPMFVWTTLITQILVLLSFPVITVALILLMVDRTFGASFFSVGGGGDPMLWQHLFWVFGHPEVYILILPAFGIISEILPVFSRKPLFGYSAMVFSSAFIAFLGFGVWSHHMFSTGMGPLADTFFSLATMLIAIPTGVKIFNWIGTLWGGSLQFKTPMLFALGFIAMFITGGLSGVMHSVAPADLQQTDTYFVVAHFHYVLFGGSIFALTAGAYYWWPKMFGTMLNETIGKWHFWLMLAGFNLTFFPMHFAGLLGMPRRIYTYPAGLGFELFNMMATVGAFLLAFSILVFMYNMWVTVRRNVPAPADPWGGATLEWTIPSPPQEWNFTVEPVVAERDPVWAMKRAAGVRTLPEPTLDSGKGIHLPGPSWWPLVVAVGILVFFIGFMVKHSYAFPFGPITIVGFLLTAVGIFKWAYEAPDANAPKH from the coding sequence ATGGCCACATCCGTCCTCGAGCAGACCCACGTCGCCAAGCGGGGCACGCTCGCCTCCTGGCTCACGACCGTCGACCACAAGAAGATCGGCATCCTCTATGGTGCGTCGGCGTTCCTCTTCTTCCTGATCGGCGGCATCGAAGCGCTGATCATCCGGACCCAGCTGGCGCGCCCGGACGCGACGCTCGTCTCGCCGGAGTTCTACAACCAGCTGTTCACGATGCACGGCACCACGATGATCTTCCTCGGGGTGATGCCGCTCAGCGCGATGTTCTTCAACTTCTTCATCCCGCTGCTGATCGGCGCGCGGGACGTCGCCTTCCCGCGCCTCAACGCGATGTCGCTCTGGGTCTTCATCCTGGGCGGCCTCTTCATGAACTTCTCGTTCCTGATGAACGCGGCGCCGAACGGCGGCTGGTTCGGCTACGCGCCGCTCTCCTCCCGGCAGTACTCGCCGGGGCTGAACATGGACTTCTGGGTCATCGGCCTGCAGATCCTGGGCATCGCCTCGCTGGCGGCCGGCGTGAACTTCTTCACGACCATCCTGAACATGCGCGCGCGCGGCATGACGCTGATGCGGATGCCGATGTTCGTGTGGACGACGCTGATCACGCAGATCCTGGTGCTGCTGTCGTTCCCGGTGATCACCGTCGCGCTGATCCTCCTGATGGTGGACCGCACCTTCGGCGCCTCGTTCTTCTCGGTGGGTGGCGGCGGCGACCCGATGCTGTGGCAGCACCTCTTCTGGGTGTTCGGCCATCCCGAGGTCTACATCCTGATCCTGCCGGCGTTCGGCATCATCTCCGAGATCCTGCCGGTCTTCTCGCGGAAGCCGCTCTTCGGCTACAGCGCGATGGTCTTCTCGAGCGCGTTCATCGCCTTCCTCGGCTTCGGGGTGTGGTCGCACCACATGTTCTCCACCGGGATGGGGCCGCTCGCGGACACCTTCTTCTCGCTGGCGACGATGCTGATCGCGATCCCGACCGGCGTGAAGATCTTCAACTGGATCGGCACGCTCTGGGGCGGCTCGCTCCAGTTCAAGACGCCGATGCTGTTCGCCCTCGGCTTCATCGCGATGTTCATCACCGGCGGGCTGTCCGGCGTGATGCACTCGGTGGCGCCGGCCGACCTGCAGCAGACCGACACCTACTTCGTCGTGGCCCACTTCCACTACGTCCTCTTCGGCGGCTCGATCTTCGCGCTGACGGCCGGGGCGTACTACTGGTGGCCGAAGATGTTCGGCACGATGCTGAACGAGACGATCGGCAAGTGGCACTTCTGGCTGATGCTGGCCGGCTTCAACCTGACCTTCTTCCCGATGCACTTCGCGGGGCTGCTCGGGATGCCGCGCCGGATCTACACCTACCCGGCCGGGCTCGGCTTCGAGCTCTTCAACATGATGGCGACCGTCGGCGCGTTCCTGCTGGCGTTCTCGATCCTGGTCTTCATGTACAACATGTGGGTCACCGTTCGCCGCAACGTGCCGGCGCCGGCCGATCCGTGGGGCGGCGCCACCCTGGAGTGGACCATCCCGTCGCCGCCGCAGGAATGGAACTTCACGGTGGAGCCGGTCGTCGCCGAGCGTGACCCGGTCTGGGCGATGAAGCGCGCGGCCGGGGTGCGGACCTTGCCGGAGCCGACCCTCGACAGCGGCAAGGGGATTCACCTGCCGGGGCCGTCGTGGTGGCCGCTCGTGGTCGCCGTCGGCATCCTGGTCTTCTTCATCGGCTTCATGGTGAAGCACAGCTACGCGTTCCCGTTCGGGCCGATCACCATCGTCGGTTTCCTGCTCACCGCCGTCGGCATCTTCAAGTGGGCGTATGAAGCCCCTGATGCCAACGCCCCCAAGCACTGA
- a CDS encoding GreA/GreB family elongation factor: MIREMREKLGKEISELSHELAVTLPQAIATAVEMGDLRENSEYKSALERQQFVQARLGQLHQRLNQLSQLADTEAPLNKVGLGSKVKVEDVGSGEIEEYTLVLAEMMDIDAGHISLASPLGRALKDREVGEEVTLQLPTMRRSLRVLELVTIHAMVTPE, encoded by the coding sequence ATGATTCGTGAAATGCGGGAGAAGCTCGGCAAGGAGATCTCGGAATTGAGCCATGAGCTCGCCGTGACCCTGCCGCAGGCCATCGCGACCGCCGTCGAAATGGGCGATCTCCGCGAGAACTCCGAGTACAAGTCGGCTCTCGAGCGGCAGCAGTTCGTCCAGGCCCGCCTGGGCCAGCTCCACCAGCGCCTCAACCAGCTCTCCCAGCTGGCCGACACCGAAGCCCCGCTGAACAAGGTCGGCCTCGGCTCCAAGGTGAAGGTCGAGGATGTCGGCAGCGGTGAGATCGAGGAGTACACCCTGGTCCTCGCCGAGATGATGGACATCGACGCCGGGCACATCTCCCTGGCGTCACCCCTCGGTCGTGCCCTCAAGGACCGTGAGGTCGGTGAGGAAGTGACCCTGCAGCTGCCGACGATGCGCCGCTCGCTCCGCGTCCTCGAACTGGTGACGATTCACGCGATGGTCACGCCGGAGTAG
- a CDS encoding D-alanyl-D-alanine carboxypeptidase family protein — MRVVALLLALAACAHAAPQATQPNTAVQVVAADSLARRQLVAVAQVAPSIRQEVRYASRNNFTGEVLPGYGAAVVLLRREAAEALGRVQARLAAKGLGLKIWDGYRPVRATLAMVAWCERTGQTKLLDDGYIARRSRHNQGVAVDLTLVELASGREFDMGTPFDEFSARSHTANATDTVAANRQLLVQAMAAEGFTNYVDEWWHFSFGVTDAVPYDLPLERW; from the coding sequence ATGCGTGTCGTGGCACTCTTGCTGGCGCTCGCGGCCTGTGCCCATGCGGCACCACAGGCCACCCAGCCCAACACTGCGGTCCAGGTGGTCGCCGCTGACTCGCTGGCCCGGCGCCAGCTGGTGGCCGTCGCCCAGGTGGCCCCCTCGATCCGCCAGGAGGTGCGTTACGCCTCCCGGAACAACTTCACTGGTGAAGTATTACCAGGCTATGGAGCTGCGGTGGTCCTGCTTCGGCGCGAGGCCGCCGAGGCACTCGGCCGGGTGCAGGCCCGGCTCGCCGCGAAGGGGCTGGGGCTCAAGATCTGGGACGGCTACCGACCGGTCCGGGCGACCCTGGCGATGGTGGCCTGGTGTGAACGGACCGGGCAGACCAAGCTGCTCGACGACGGCTATATCGCGAGGCGTTCCCGCCACAATCAAGGGGTCGCGGTTGATCTGACCCTCGTGGAACTAGCCTCCGGACGCGAATTCGATATGGGAACACCATTTGATGAGTTCTCCGCCCGATCGCACACCGCCAACGCGACCGATACGGTCGCGGCCAATCGGCAGCTGCTGGTGCAGGCGATGGCGGCCGAGGGATTCACCAATTACGTCGACGAATGGTGGCATTTCTCGTTCGGCGTGACTGATGCCGTCCCGTACGACCTGCCCCTTGAGCGGTGGTAG
- a CDS encoding cytochrome c oxidase subunit 3, with the protein MPTPPSTEDVSTMSSATLAHDETHDAHEGHHTSFPIDNRKLAIWSFIGSECLFFATLISTFLIYKDSHPKGPGPKDIFEVPLVTGGTAVLLFSSFFVVMALNGAQEGNRKKMLGWLAATIGCGLFFMGMQVYEFSHFYHEGLGYTTNLFGTSFYTLTGFHGTHVAIGTLWLITVFKDAVKGNLPPAKALNLELAALYWHFVDVVWIIIFPVVYLMSLRS; encoded by the coding sequence ATGCCAACGCCCCCAAGCACTGAGGACGTGTCCACGATGAGCAGCGCGACGCTTGCCCACGACGAGACCCACGACGCCCATGAGGGGCACCACACGTCGTTTCCGATCGACAATCGGAAGCTGGCGATCTGGAGCTTCATCGGGTCGGAATGCCTCTTCTTCGCGACCCTGATTTCGACGTTCCTGATCTACAAGGACAGCCACCCGAAGGGGCCGGGGCCGAAGGACATCTTCGAAGTCCCGCTCGTGACCGGTGGTACCGCGGTCCTCCTCTTCTCGTCGTTCTTCGTCGTGATGGCGCTGAACGGGGCGCAGGAAGGGAACCGGAAGAAGATGCTCGGCTGGCTGGCCGCCACGATCGGCTGCGGCCTCTTCTTCATGGGGATGCAGGTCTACGAGTTCTCGCACTTCTACCACGAGGGGCTGGGATACACCACCAACCTCTTCGGGACCTCGTTCTACACGCTGACCGGCTTCCACGGCACCCACGTCGCCATCGGGACGCTGTGGCTGATCACGGTCTTCAAGGATGCGGTCAAGGGGAACCTCCCGCCGGCGAAGGCGCTCAACCTCGAGCTCGCCGCGCTGTACTGGCACTTCGTCGACGTCGTGTGGATCATCATCTTCCCGGTGGTCTATCTCATGAGCCTGAGGTCCTGA
- a CDS encoding DEAD/DEAH box helicase has translation MTTFKDLGLSASLVEALTTLGYEEPTPIQAESIPALLAGRDLLGQAATGTGKTAAFALPLLQRLASTPPVANRPALLVLVPTRELAMQVAEAFHRYGKALGTSVVPIYGGQAFDQQIRILRRGVHVVAATPGRALDHIRRGTLDLGGLTAVVLDEADEMLDMGFADELESILDAAPAVRQTALFSATLPPRIAKIAERHLSNPLRVNVARTEPLAGEAPKVRQTAYLVARPQKIAALGRILDLEAPTLALVFCRTRTEVDSLHETLGGHGYRAEALHGGMTQEARDRVMKRTRSGAVDLLVATDVAARGLDIDQLSHVVNFNVPESPAAYVHRIGRTGRAGREGVAITLVEPREHRLLRNIEASTRQRVTMAQLPTFLDVQAKRIGLTATSISEAIVAGESEAYRVVVESLSENHDLMEIAMAAIQLAHERGPGAGSKEDQAMDLTPPTPPKGMPREKRAKAAGMSRIYIGAGRKQNLRPADLVGAIVNEAKMPAAEIGAIEITDRFSLVEVPEERIIDVIAALRASTIKGKKLTVRRDLAGGR, from the coding sequence ATGACGACTTTCAAGGACCTCGGCCTCTCCGCTTCGCTGGTCGAGGCACTGACCACCCTCGGCTACGAAGAGCCGACCCCGATTCAGGCGGAATCGATTCCCGCCCTGCTGGCCGGGCGCGATCTCCTCGGCCAGGCGGCCACCGGCACCGGCAAGACCGCCGCCTTTGCCTTGCCCCTGTTGCAGCGGCTCGCCAGCACCCCGCCGGTCGCCAACCGTCCGGCACTGCTGGTGCTGGTGCCGACCCGCGAACTCGCCATGCAGGTGGCCGAGGCGTTCCACCGCTACGGCAAGGCGCTCGGCACCTCGGTGGTGCCGATCTATGGCGGCCAGGCCTTCGACCAGCAGATCCGCATCCTCCGCCGCGGCGTGCACGTCGTCGCGGCCACGCCTGGCCGCGCACTCGACCATATCCGTCGCGGCACGCTCGACCTGGGCGGGTTGACGGCCGTGGTGCTCGACGAAGCGGACGAGATGCTGGACATGGGCTTCGCCGACGAGCTTGAGTCGATTCTCGACGCCGCACCAGCGGTGCGTCAGACCGCGCTCTTCTCGGCCACGCTGCCGCCGCGCATCGCGAAGATCGCGGAGCGCCACCTCAGCAATCCGCTGCGGGTGAATGTGGCCCGCACCGAGCCGTTGGCCGGTGAAGCCCCGAAAGTCCGGCAGACCGCGTACCTCGTGGCCCGGCCGCAGAAGATTGCCGCGCTGGGGCGCATCCTCGACCTCGAGGCGCCGACGCTGGCGCTGGTCTTCTGCCGCACGCGCACCGAAGTCGATTCGCTGCACGAAACACTCGGCGGCCACGGCTACCGCGCCGAGGCGCTCCATGGCGGCATGACGCAGGAGGCGCGCGACCGGGTGATGAAGCGGACGCGCAGCGGTGCCGTCGACCTGCTCGTCGCGACCGACGTCGCCGCGCGTGGCCTCGACATCGACCAGCTCTCGCACGTCGTCAACTTCAACGTCCCCGAGTCGCCGGCGGCGTACGTCCACCGCATCGGCCGCACCGGGCGCGCCGGACGCGAGGGGGTGGCGATCACGCTGGTCGAACCGCGCGAGCATCGTCTCCTCCGCAACATCGAGGCATCGACGCGGCAGCGTGTCACGATGGCGCAGTTGCCGACCTTCCTCGATGTGCAGGCCAAGCGGATCGGGCTGACGGCCACCTCGATCAGCGAGGCGATCGTCGCCGGCGAGAGCGAGGCGTACCGCGTGGTGGTGGAGAGCCTGAGCGAAAACCACGACCTGATGGAGATCGCGATGGCGGCGATCCAGCTGGCGCACGAGCGCGGACCTGGCGCCGGGTCGAAGGAAGACCAGGCGATGGACCTGACGCCGCCCACGCCCCCGAAGGGGATGCCGCGCGAGAAGCGCGCGAAGGCGGCCGGGATGTCGCGGATCTACATCGGTGCCGGACGGAAGCAGAACCTGCGTCCCGCCGACCTGGTTGGCGCGATCGTGAACGAGGCGAAGATGCCGGCCGCCGAGATCGGCGCGATCGAAATCACCGATCGCTTCTCGCTGGTGGAAGTGCCGGAGGAGCGGATCATCGACGTGATCGCCGCGCTCCGCGCCAGCACCATCAAGGGGAAGAAGCTGACGGTGCGGCGCGACCTGGCCGGCGGACGCTAG
- a CDS encoding FKBP-type peptidyl-prolyl cis-trans isomerase yields the protein MAGAGLPEELAPILGVREDSLRRTPRGVFYDDVVVGSGEEVRRGDSVAVHFVSYLADGLPVTKSAKEPFRFRLGTGRVVDGWEDGLVGMRTGGHRMLVIPAALGYGAKGSGPIPPNATLVFDVMVVERK from the coding sequence ATGGCGGGCGCCGGCCTGCCGGAGGAATTGGCGCCGATCCTCGGGGTGCGCGAGGACTCGCTGCGGCGCACACCGCGCGGCGTGTTCTATGATGACGTCGTGGTCGGGAGTGGTGAGGAAGTACGGCGGGGCGACAGCGTGGCAGTGCATTTCGTCAGCTACCTCGCCGACGGGTTGCCAGTCACCAAGTCGGCGAAGGAGCCGTTTCGGTTCCGGCTGGGCACCGGGCGGGTGGTCGACGGCTGGGAGGACGGGCTGGTGGGAATGCGGACCGGCGGCCACCGGATGCTGGTGATCCCCGCCGCCCTCGGCTATGGGGCCAAGGGGAGTGGCCCGATCCCGCCCAATGCGACACTGGTCTTTGACGTGATGGTGGTGGAACGGAAGTGA
- a CDS encoding Xaa-Pro dipeptidyl-peptidase, whose amino-acid sequence MSPRPARCRAAALLAATLALAPNLAAQQAKTVPVFIGGQAQIVPGFADTTQWIRQTLWVETEFDSDGDGKRDRMFVDVTRQRQTETEGLKVPVIYESSPYYSRTSGARQFLWDVKQEVGATPPKRTSQPQIEYVPSKPMISPSFVRTWVPRGFAVVHSEAPGTGLSQGCVTVGGPPEALAPKAVIDWLNGRAKGFTTPTGTDEVRATWTTGKVGMTGTSYNGTIPVAAATTGVEGLEAIIPVAPNTSYWHYYRSHGLVRHPGGWLGEDIDFLYDFVNSGNPATRPYCNATYRDGMMATGRDRTTGDNNEFWANRDLRTKAGTIRAATLMAHAFNDWNVVPEHSQRIVEVLKANKVPLQQYYHQGGHGGEPPMVLMNRWFTRYLFGIDNGVERDPKAFIVREGASMQAPTPYRDFPNPDAKAVTLGLGRGGKTAGTLAMQPGGGQGRETLVDNVEFSGGVLAKAADSPNRLIYATPILSEAVHLSGTTQVRIRMALNKPAGNLSVWMVSLPWTEAPTALTSLITRGWADPQNWKQLTTGGDYHSLEHGTPLVPGQFVDLTFDLEPDDQVIPAGKRIAVMIMSSDRDFTLWPAAGTELTVDLDHTSVTIPVVGGKKALDRALRASR is encoded by the coding sequence ATGTCCCCTCGCCCCGCCCGCTGCCGCGCTGCCGCGCTCCTCGCCGCGACGCTCGCCCTCGCCCCCAATCTCGCCGCCCAGCAGGCGAAGACCGTTCCGGTCTTCATCGGGGGGCAGGCACAGATCGTCCCCGGTTTCGCGGACACCACCCAGTGGATTCGCCAGACCCTCTGGGTCGAGACCGAGTTCGATTCGGACGGCGACGGGAAGCGCGACCGGATGTTCGTCGACGTGACGCGGCAGCGCCAGACCGAGACGGAAGGGCTCAAGGTCCCGGTGATCTACGAGTCGTCGCCCTACTACTCGCGCACGTCGGGAGCGCGGCAGTTTCTCTGGGACGTGAAGCAGGAGGTCGGCGCGACGCCGCCCAAGCGGACCTCGCAGCCCCAGATCGAGTACGTGCCGAGCAAGCCGATGATCTCGCCGTCGTTCGTGCGTACGTGGGTCCCCCGCGGCTTCGCGGTGGTCCACTCCGAGGCGCCGGGGACCGGCCTCTCGCAAGGGTGTGTCACCGTCGGTGGGCCGCCTGAGGCACTGGCACCGAAGGCGGTGATCGATTGGCTCAACGGCCGCGCCAAGGGCTTCACCACGCCGACGGGCACCGACGAGGTCCGCGCCACCTGGACCACCGGCAAGGTCGGGATGACCGGCACCTCGTACAACGGCACCATCCCCGTGGCGGCCGCGACGACCGGGGTCGAGGGACTCGAAGCGATCATTCCGGTCGCACCCAATACCTCCTACTGGCATTACTACCGCTCGCACGGCCTGGTGCGCCACCCCGGCGGCTGGCTCGGCGAGGACATCGACTTCCTCTATGACTTCGTCAACAGCGGCAACCCGGCGACGCGCCCCTACTGCAATGCCACCTATCGCGACGGGATGATGGCCACCGGCCGTGATCGCACCACCGGCGACAACAACGAATTCTGGGCCAATCGCGACCTGCGCACCAAGGCCGGCACGATCCGCGCGGCGACGCTGATGGCGCACGCCTTCAACGACTGGAACGTCGTGCCGGAACACAGCCAGCGCATCGTCGAGGTGCTCAAGGCCAACAAGGTGCCGCTCCAGCAGTACTACCATCAGGGCGGCCACGGCGGCGAACCGCCGATGGTGCTGATGAACCGCTGGTTCACGCGCTATCTCTTCGGCATCGACAACGGCGTCGAGCGCGACCCGAAGGCGTTCATCGTGCGCGAAGGCGCGTCGATGCAGGCGCCGACACCGTACCGCGACTTCCCGAATCCCGACGCCAAGGCGGTGACGCTGGGGCTCGGTCGGGGCGGCAAGACGGCGGGCACGCTCGCCATGCAGCCCGGCGGCGGGCAGGGCCGCGAGACGCTCGTCGACAACGTCGAATTCAGCGGTGGGGTGTTGGCCAAGGCGGCAGATTCGCCCAATCGGTTGATCTATGCCACGCCGATCCTGAGCGAAGCGGTCCACCTCTCGGGGACGACGCAGGTGCGCATCCGCATGGCGCTGAACAAGCCGGCGGGCAATCTCTCGGTGTGGATGGTGTCGTTGCCGTGGACGGAGGCGCCGACGGCGCTCACGTCACTCATCACGCGGGGCTGGGCCGATCCGCAGAACTGGAAGCAGTTGACGACGGGTGGCGACTATCACAGTCTGGAGCACGGGACGCCGCTGGTGCCCGGTCAATTCGTCGACCTGACCTTCGACCTCGAACCGGACGATCAGGTCATCCCGGCCGGCAAGCGGATCGCGGTGATGATCATGTCGAGCGATCGCGACTTCACGCTCTGGCCGGCAGCGGGCACCGAACTGACCGTCGACCTCGATCACACCAGCGTGACGATCCCGGTGGTCGGCGGCAAGAAGGCCCTCGACCGCGCCCTCAGGGCGAGCCGGTAG
- a CDS encoding beta-lactamase family protein, protein MTRPIRLAVLIALLAPPLTAQALPKPAAVRRIADSLAAAFVTSGGAPSVAVAMVRGTDTLAFGAWGKADLENSVAATTRSVYRIGSVTKQFTAAAVMQLVEQGRIGVDDSIGAQLPTLPAAWRGVTIRQLLNHTSGIPSYTDLGQPWFRRFAEEMTPDTLVALTAAKPLDFAPGTKWQYNNTGYVILGMLIEKLTGHSWATDMHERFAVPYGLDDTQACLATPIIYRRAHGYEREKAAWVNTIFLHMSQPYAAGSLCSTIGDMTKWNVALHGGKVVSAASYEMMTTPSGAAASGALPYGFGLGRAMMGERVVITHGGGIPGFITSNAWIPSLQLSITVLTNSGSAKPDDLMRMLARAAVGAPLVMTPPPATPKKP, encoded by the coding sequence ATGACTCGTCCCATCAGACTGGCTGTGCTTATTGCGCTGCTGGCGCCGCCACTGACCGCCCAGGCGCTGCCGAAGCCCGCTGCGGTGCGCCGGATTGCCGATTCGCTGGCAGCGGCGTTCGTGACCTCGGGCGGGGCGCCGAGCGTGGCCGTCGCGATGGTTCGCGGCACCGACACGCTCGCCTTCGGGGCCTGGGGGAAGGCCGATCTCGAGAACAGCGTCGCGGCGACGACACGATCGGTCTATCGGATCGGTTCGGTCACCAAGCAATTCACCGCCGCGGCCGTGATGCAGCTGGTGGAACAAGGGCGGATCGGAGTCGATGACTCGATCGGGGCGCAGCTGCCGACGCTCCCTGCGGCATGGCGCGGCGTCACCATCCGCCAGCTGCTGAACCACACCTCGGGCATCCCGTCCTACACCGATCTCGGGCAGCCGTGGTTCCGGCGCTTCGCGGAGGAGATGACCCCTGACACCCTGGTGGCGCTGACGGCGGCCAAGCCGCTCGATTTTGCGCCGGGCACCAAGTGGCAGTACAACAACACCGGCTACGTGATTCTTGGCATGCTGATCGAAAAGCTCACCGGGCATTCGTGGGCCACGGACATGCACGAGCGATTCGCGGTGCCGTACGGCCTCGACGACACGCAGGCCTGTCTCGCCACGCCGATCATCTATCGTCGGGCGCATGGCTATGAGCGCGAGAAGGCGGCATGGGTCAACACCATCTTCCTGCACATGTCACAGCCATACGCGGCCGGCTCGCTGTGCTCGACGATCGGCGACATGACCAAGTGGAATGTCGCGCTCCATGGCGGCAAGGTCGTCTCCGCGGCGTCATACGAGATGATGACCACACCGAGTGGAGCCGCCGCGAGCGGTGCGCTCCCCTACGGCTTCGGGCTGGGCCGCGCCATGATGGGGGAACGGGTGGTGATCACCCATGGGGGTGGCATACCGGGCTTCATCACCTCCAATGCCTGGATCCCGTCGCTGCAGCTCTCGATCACCGTGCTCACCAACTCCGGCTCCGCCAAGCCCGATGACTTGATGCGCATGCTGGCGCGCGCCGCCGTCGGGGCCCCCCTGGTCATGACGCCGCCCCCGGCGACCCCGAAGAAGCCGTGA
- the coxB gene encoding cytochrome c oxidase subunit II — MIRHLRISSRRHLPLLLLGLVAVTLTGCLDASQYPQSTLTPKGDYAEMVDKLFRTTLWLATLVFIIVEAGLLWAIFKFRGKPDDPEPKQVHGSTTVEIIWTVIPALVLAVVAVPTVQTIFETAKVPAASPDGQAPLRVDVVGHQWWWEFRYPELGITTANQLHVPVGRTVDLRMKTVDVLHSFWIPQFAGKRDVFPNRETRLWFTAKETGAFPGACAEFCGIQHGRMDFYVMVNTPEEFAGWVATRQTDSLLGPTGLPKPAPTPVVDSTAKAGKGDVVVAAAPAVPVAPAAMTDPKVAEGEKYFATKGCIGCHSLNSVGAPKGMIGPNLAGIGVRKNIAGGWLPNTDENLHRWIKTPQLVKSGVLMQVPEMTDAEVDALVAYLRTKQ; from the coding sequence TTGATCCGACACCTGCGCATTTCGTCGCGGCGTCACCTCCCTCTGCTCCTCCTCGGCCTGGTCGCCGTCACCCTGACTGGGTGCCTCGACGCCAGCCAATATCCCCAGTCGACGCTGACGCCGAAGGGCGACTACGCGGAGATGGTGGACAAACTCTTCCGAACGACGCTCTGGCTTGCGACGCTGGTCTTCATCATCGTCGAGGCGGGATTGCTGTGGGCGATCTTCAAGTTCCGCGGCAAGCCGGACGACCCCGAGCCGAAGCAGGTGCACGGCAGCACGACGGTGGAGATCATCTGGACCGTGATCCCGGCGCTGGTGCTGGCGGTCGTCGCGGTGCCGACGGTGCAGACGATTTTCGAAACGGCGAAGGTGCCGGCAGCCTCGCCGGATGGCCAGGCGCCGCTCCGGGTGGATGTGGTGGGCCACCAGTGGTGGTGGGAGTTCCGCTACCCGGAGCTCGGCATCACCACGGCCAACCAGTTGCATGTGCCGGTGGGGCGGACGGTTGACCTCCGGATGAAGACGGTCGACGTGCTCCACTCGTTCTGGATTCCGCAGTTCGCCGGGAAGCGCGACGTCTTCCCGAACCGCGAGACGCGGCTCTGGTTCACGGCGAAGGAGACGGGCGCGTTCCCCGGGGCGTGCGCCGAGTTCTGCGGCATCCAGCACGGCCGGATGGACTTCTACGTGATGGTGAACACGCCCGAGGAGTTCGCCGGGTGGGTTGCCACGCGCCAGACCGACTCGCTGCTCGGGCCGACGGGGCTGCCGAAGCCGGCGCCGACGCCGGTGGTCGACAGCACGGCGAAGGCCGGCAAGGGTGACGTGGTGGTGGCCGCCGCGCCGGCGGTGCCAGTGGCGCCGGCCGCAATGACGGACCCGAAGGTCGCCGAGGGCGAGAAGTACTTCGCCACGAAGGGTTGCATCGGTTGCCACTCTCTCAACTCCGTCGGTGCGCCGAAGGGGATGATCGGACCGAACCTGGCGGGCATCGGCGTGCGGAAGAACATCGCCGGTGGTTGGCTGCCGAACACCGACGAGAACCTGCACCGCTGGATCAAGACCCCGCAGCTGGTGAAGTCCGGGGTGCTGATGCAGGTGCCCGAGATGACCGACGCCGAGGTGGACGCGCTCGTCGCGTACCTCCGCACCAAGCAGTAG